The following nucleotide sequence is from Aneurinibacillus soli.
GATTCTTTCCCATCACTTCGTGTGATTCATATCCAGTAATCCGCGTAAAGGCCGGATTCACCATGATAATATTCATATCTCGATCTGTAATGATTAAACCTTCAATTAAATCATTGACTACACGAACCGCAATTCGTTCTAACACTGAATCAAGATTGGAGTTGTCCATGTGAAAAATAGGCTAACGCCTCCTCACGCTGTTTAAACAAACGAATGAACTTATGAAATTTTACGATAGTAAAGATTTCTGCCACAGTTTCACTGATTCCTGCGACCACCATCTCTTTTTCCTGACGGCGTGCGCTAACAACCGTCTCCGAAATAATTCCGAGCGACAAGCTATTCAAATACTGGACACCTTGTAAATCGAGAATAAGTTGTTTTTGCGCCTGCTCTCTCAACTCCCAAACAGCTTGTTTGAATCCATCAACCGTATCAATCCGTACATCTTGTTCCCAGTGTAAGATCGCAACATCGCCAGCTTGTATCATCATCATCTGACACTCCTTCCCCTGATTATATAGGTATTCCAACTTTACGTTTCTCCATCACAACAGACAAGCTACTCTTCGTAAAGTTCAGTCTAACCTCATCCATAATGTTCAAAATTAACTGTATGCCTCGCCCGCGCGACTGGTCGTTCGTTTCTTGTCGTAACGTAATGGAAAAACAATCACCCGGCTCTGTCACTTCCATCACTAGACGATCAGGGAAAATCATCCAATACATATGGAAGTTTTCCTGTCCATTCTGAGTGATGTATTCATACGCATTGGTGCATGCCTCTTCCGCTGCCAGGCAAAGCAGGAGACTTTCTTTGCTGGTAAAACCAGCAGAACGCGCCACTTCACCTGTAATATCAAGTACCTGGCAAATATCCAGTTTCTTCGTAATCGTATACTTCCTAACATCCGTATGGTTCACAAAAACACCCTTACACCTTGAACTTCGATACCAGTTGACTTAATGCTTCGGACATACGCGCAAGCTCGTTAGCGGTGGATGACGTTTGTTGTGTACCTGCTGATGTTTCTTCCGTCACGGCTGCGATATTTTCCACTGACTTGAGTACCTCAGCCGCCTGAGCTGCCTGCTGCTCACTCGCTGCTGCAATTTCTGTTACACGATTCGCAGACTGACGAATCACTTCTACAATTTCTGCAAACGAATTACCCGCTTGAGCAGCTTCTTCATTTCCAACTTTCACTGCCTCCACCGAATCAGCCGTATTCTTTTGAATGGATTCAATCAAGGCAGCAATCTCTTTTGTTGCCTTTCCACTGCGCTCTGCAAGCTTGCGTACCTCATCTGCCACAACTGCAAACCCTTTGCCTGCTTCACCGGCACGCGCGGCTTCAATCGCTGCATTGAGTGCCAACAAGTTGGTTTGCTCGGCGATATCGTCAATTACTTCAATAATTTCACCAATTGCATCCGATTTTCCAGATAAATCTTCAATTCTTTGCGAAATAGTACGCATAGCCTCAATTGTACTATGAATAATTTCCCCACCATTATTTGCGACCGTAACAGCTGCTTCTGAATTAACCGCGGCCTGCTCAGCATTTTGTGCAACCTGCTGTACCGCATCCGTAAACTGATTCATCATTTCATGCATCGTTTCTGTCGATTGTGCCTGCTGCTGCGTACCGCTCGCAATCTCCTGAGTACTAGCCGAGATTTGCTCCGAGCTTGCCGCCAAATTCATCGCGCTTGTATTAATCTCCTTAATGACCTGATTAACGCCTGCAATCATTTTGTTAAACGAGTCAGATAAAAGCCCAATTTCATCTTCCGCTTGATTCGTACTCTGTACAGTCAAATCACCTTGTTCTGCTCGGGACATCAGACCAAGCATTTCTCTAACCGGTCCCACTACCATGCGGGAAATCAATAAGCCAAATGCAATCGCAGCAACGACTGCGAAAATCGTGATGCCAATAATCATAGCATTAGCCGCACTTTTATCGCTTTTCATTTGTTGAATAGAATCGTTTGCCATTTTATCGTTATAGGCAGCTAAGTCCGTAAGCAATGAATTTACTTTATCAAGAGGTGGCAATGCATATGTTTTGAATGCGTTGTATGCTCCTGCTTTGTCCCCTTTACTCAACGCAGCAAATGTTTTTTCACGCTCCGTACGATA
It contains:
- a CDS encoding STAS domain-containing protein, which gives rise to MMMIQAGDVAILHWEQDVRIDTVDGFKQAVWELREQAQKQLILDLQGVQYLNSLSLGIISETVVSARRQEKEMVVAGISETVAEIFTIVKFHKFIRLFKQREEALAYFSHGQLQS
- a CDS encoding ATP-binding protein, with product MNHTDVRKYTITKKLDICQVLDITGEVARSAGFTSKESLLLCLAAEEACTNAYEYITQNGQENFHMYWMIFPDRLVMEVTEPGDCFSITLRQETNDQSRGRGIQLILNIMDEVRLNFTKSSLSVVMEKRKVGIPI
- a CDS encoding methyl-accepting chemotaxis protein, giving the protein MAWLRNMKVANKVLTLIMLTAIFLSGVGYVGYYYTNQLEKSGEALYSERLVPVRLVNDMRAHSRANEAIVYARILTNDPAQSQKLEAEFTDRVQKLNDDIKDYDALVLTQYEKDRFAQFKDSLATYRTEREKTFAALSKGDKAGAYNAFKTYALPPLDKVNSLLTDLAAYNDKMANDSIQQMKSDKSAANAMIIGITIFAVVAAIAFGLLISRMVVGPVREMLGLMSRAEQGDLTVQSTNQAEDEIGLLSDSFNKMIAGVNQVIKEINTSAMNLAASSEQISASTQEIASGTQQQAQSTETMHEMMNQFTDAVQQVAQNAEQAAVNSEAAVTVANNGGEIIHSTIEAMRTISQRIEDLSGKSDAIGEIIEVIDDIAEQTNLLALNAAIEAARAGEAGKGFAVVADEVRKLAERSGKATKEIAALIESIQKNTADSVEAVKVGNEEAAQAGNSFAEIVEVIRQSANRVTEIAAASEQQAAQAAEVLKSVENIAAVTEETSAGTQQTSSTANELARMSEALSQLVSKFKV